One Archangium violaceum genomic window, ACGGAGGCGCCGACGTGGATGTCGCCTTCAACGGCACTCCAGCGACGGTGTCCACCGGAGCCGCGGAGCCGTATCCGCTCTCGGACGGGCAGATGCTCCTGCTGCGCGTGGATGGAGGACCCGAGCAGGCAGTGACCTTCCGTGCAACGGACTTTGCCGACATCACCAATGCCACCGCGGCTGAAGTGGCCGCCGCCCTCAATGCGGCCCTTGTCGGTGGCCGGGCTACAACGACCGGAGGCATCGTGCACCTCGCGAGTGACACCGCGGGCACCTCCAGTCGCATCCAAGTGACGGGAGGCACGGCCAACACAGCTCTCGGCTTCGCCACCACAGCCGTCCAGGGGAGCGGCAATGTCGCGAGCCTCCGCGCCGTCCAGCTCGTGGAGGCGAAGGCGCTCATCGAGGCAGCCGTCGCGGGAGTCGTGGCCGAGGCGGGCCCCGGTGGTGTGCTGCAGGTCCGCACCATCGCCACAGGCACCTCAGCCACCCTGCAGGCCCGGGTGGGGACTGCAGCAGCATTCGGCCTTCCCAGCACCCTCCAGGCTGGCAGTGCCTCAGGCACCGCAAACGCCATCCGCGTGGAGGGAAAAGATCCTGGCGCCTACGCCAACCGCATCGAGGTCGAGGTGCGCACCGCCACTGATGGCTCACCGAGCGCCTTCGACCTACTCGTCGTCGAGGACGGCGTCTACCGAGAGACGTTCCCCAACCTCTCCATGGAGCCGGATGCTCCGCGCTACATCGAACGCATCGTGAATGATGAGCGCACGGGCTCCATCTACATCCGAGTCGCTGACCAGCGGCTCCCTGCCACTCCCGTACCCACGGTGCAAACGGTGGCCCTTACCGGGGGAAATGATGGGCTGGTAGAGCTCGGCGACAGCGACTTCATCGGCTCCGAGGCTGGCAAGACGGGCTTGCATGCCCTCGACCAGGTGCAGGACCTCTCGCTCCTCCTTGTTCCAGGTCACGCGACGTCCGCCGTCCACAATGCCATGCTGCGCTACTGTGAAGTCGACCGGGAGGGCATGGTGTTCGCCATCCTCGACCCTCCGGCCAACCAGAGCGCGACGGCCATCGTGACGTACGTGACGACGACGGCTGCACTCGAGGGTGCCTCCGAGTACGGCGCTCTCTACTGGCCGCGCGTGAAGGTGCTCAACCCGCAGAAGAGCGTCTTCGGCGCGGCGGAGCAGCTGGTGGTGGCCCCCTCAGGCATCATCGCGGGCGTCTACGCGCGAACGGATGCGGCCCGCCCTGGCGGCATCTACGAGCCGCCCGCAGGCATCGAGAGCGGCCGGCTGTTCGGCGTGCTGGGCTTCGAAACGGACGAGGCGCTCCAGGAGCGCAAGAGGGATCTCGTCTACCCCCACCGCATCAACCCGCTCACCACGGGGCCGGGCCTGCCGCGCTACATCGACGGCTCGCGCACGCTCAAGGGAGACGGGAACTTCCCGTACGTCGCGGAGCGTCGCGGCGTCATCTTCATCGAGCGCTCGCTGAAGCAGGGGCTCCAGTTTGCGCGCCACAAGAACAACACCGAGGGACTGCGCGCGCAGGTGCGGCGGACCATCACCGCGTTCCTGCTCGCGCAGATGAACAATGGCGCGTTCCGCTCGCGCGAGCCCGCGAAGGCGTTCTTCGTCGACGTCTCCGAGCAGCTCAACACGCCCACGGTCATCTTCGCCGGCAAGCTCATCGCCCGCGTGGGCCTCGCCACGAACAAGCCGGCCGAGTTCATCATCCTCCGCATCAGCCAGGACACCCGGGCCCTCGAGGCCGAGCTGGCTGCGACGGGCGCA contains:
- a CDS encoding phage tail protein, producing the protein MSGQLLSSKVVIIEEEPTIRGIPTVPTSVAGAVGLTERGPIGQATLCSSFEEYQTRFGGFTPDSDLALAAMGFFENGGSQLWVVRTVHYANTADPASHTALRATGFLVAGNGPTPAVLTGVTPAPFALQDGDRLVLSANGGADVDVAFNGTPATVSTGAAEPYPLSDGQMLLLRVDGGPEQAVTFRATDFADITNATAAEVAAALNAALVGGRATTTGGIVHLASDTAGTSSRIQVTGGTANTALGFATTAVQGSGNVASLRAVQLVEAKALIEAAVAGVVAEAGPGGVLQVRTIATGTSATLQARVGTAAAFGLPSTLQAGSASGTANAIRVEGKDPGAYANRIEVEVRTATDGSPSAFDLLVVEDGVYRETFPNLSMEPDAPRYIERIVNDERTGSIYIRVADQRLPATPVPTVQTVALTGGNDGLVELGDSDFIGSEAGKTGLHALDQVQDLSLLLVPGHATSAVHNAMLRYCEVDREGMVFAILDPPANQSATAIVTYVTTTAALEGASEYGALYWPRVKVLNPQKSVFGAAEQLVVAPSGIIAGVYARTDAARPGGIYEPPAGIESGRLFGVLGFETDEALQERKRDLVYPHRINPLTTGPGLPRYIDGSRTLKGDGNFPYVAERRGVIFIERSLKQGLQFARHKNNTEGLRAQVRRTITAFLLAQMNNGAFRSREPAKAFFVDVSEQLNTPTVIFAGKLIARVGLATNKPAEFIILRISQDTRALEAELAATGA